A window of uncultured Methanoregula sp. genomic DNA:
ACGCCACGTTCCTCTTGTGGATGCTGTCCGAGCTGTTCGAGCAACTGCCAGAAATCGGGGACCCCGAGCAACCCAAACTGGTGTTCTTCTTCGACGAGGCCCACCTGCTGTTCAACGAGGCACCGAAGGTGCTCGTCGAACGCATCGAGCTGGTGGTGCGCCTGGTGCGCTCCAAGGGCGTGGGGGTGTACTTCGTCACGCAGAACCCGCTCGACATCCCCGACAGCGTGCTCGCCCAGTTGGGCAACCGTGTGCAGCATGCGCTGCGCGCCTTCACCCCACGCGACCAGAAGGCCGTGAAGGCCACGGCCACCACCATGCGGCAAAAGCCGGGGCTCGACATCGAAACCGCCATCACCGAACTGGCCGTGGGTGAGGCCTTGGTGAGCTTTCTGGACGCCAAGGGTCGCCCCAGCGTGACCGAGCGCGTTTTCGTGCTGCCCCCGGGCAGCCAGCTTGGCCCCATCACGCCGCAGCAGCGGCAGGCGCTGATGGCCAGCTCGCTGGTCGCAGGCGTGTACGAAAAGATGGTGGACCGCGAATCGGCCTACGAAAAACTCAAGGGCCGCACCGCCGAAGCGGGCGCGCAAGCTGGCAACGCTGCGAGCGCGGGCAATGGCAAGGGCCCCAGCGGGGCACCTGCCGAAGAAGGGGGCGGCCTGCTGGGCGGCCTCAACGACGTGCTGTTCGGCAGTACCGGGCCGCGCGGCGGCAAACGCGACGGCCTGGCGCAGACCATGGCCAAGTCCGCCGTGCGCACCATGGGTACCACCATTGGCAAGGAAATCCTGCGCGGCGTGCTGGGCAGCGTGTTTGGCGGACGCAGACGTTGAGAGCGACGCGGCATTGACGTGCGAGCGCAGCGCATGAGCTCTCAACCCCGCGCACACGCTCGCCATGGTGCATGCCGCCCTTTGGCCGCAGCAGGGCCGGGCGCGCCGGCCGGGGCAACCAGGGGGCACAACGGCCATGCCCCGCAGGTGCAGCCTTCCCAAAAACACTACTTTTTTGATAGCTATCAGCGCTGAACTATTAAGCGCAAGAGGCACATTTGACGCAAAAGTCGCCCAGGCGACGACCGCCGGGATGCCGGCGGGCCTACAGTGACAGCCCATGAACACCCTCACCTGCTTCTCCCTCAGCACCATCGACCACGTGGCCCATCTGGTCCTGAACCAGCCCGAGGCCTTGAACACCATGCACCCCAGGTTCTGGCGCGAGCTGGACGAGGTGCTGGCCGGTCTCCATAAGGCGGGCGAGGCGCGGGCGCTGGTCATCAGCAGCACCGGCAAGCACTTCAGCGCGGGCATGGCGCTCGAAACCTTCGGCGGCGCCATCACGATGGACGACCAGAGCCCCGAGGGCCGCGCCGCCATCTTCGACCTGCTCACCGACATGCAGGCCACGTTCACCCGCATCGAGAGCCTGCGCATTCCCGTCATCATGGCCATCCACGGCGGCTGCATCGGCGGCGCGGTGGACATGGTCACGACGGGCTGCATCCGCTACGCCACGCAGGATGCGTTCTTCTGCATCCAGGAGATCAACATCGGCATGGTGGCCGACGTGGGCACGCTGCAGCGCCTGCCCAAACTGATCCCGCTGGGCGTGGTGAAAGAGCTGGCCTACACCGGCCGCCGTCTGAGTGCGCAACGGGCCCTGGGTTATGGCCTGGTCAATGAGGTGTTCGACACGCAAGAAGCCATGGTTTTCGCAGCCCTGCAGTGCGCGAAAGAGATCGCATCCAAGCCGCCCGTCGCCATCTGGGGCACCAAGCAGGCAGTGAACTACGCGCGCGACCACAGCGTGGAAGACAGCCTGCGCCAGATGGGCTGGCTGCAGGGCGCCATCTGGAGCAACCAGCATGTGCGCGAGTCGGTCATGGCCATGAAGCAAAAACGCGCAGGCAGCTTTCCCGCGCTCACGCCATTGCAGCGTTTCAGCGACCTGGGCTGAGCCCATCCGCGCTGCGCGTTGCCAGCGGCTGGCGGCGCGCCAGTACAAGGAAGGGCCCACGCCATCGATGGCGGCCCTACCAGTCTCGCCCTATCCGCCATCCGCCCTATCCGCCCCTGGGCGTCCTGGCCGCACGGCAGCCGACAGCCGACAGCCGACAGCCGACAGCCGGACAGTGCCCCTCACTCCCGCGCCCTGGGCCGGCTTGCGCAATGCGCCTCATGGCCTTGCATCAAAATCCATAGCTGAATGCGCAGATGGGCTAAGCGCTAGCGGGGCTTTTTACTTGAAATGGCATGGCAACGGACTATGATGCGACGGCGTAGGCACCGCTTCCTGGTGCCCCACCCGCGCAAGGATGCCGCCATGACCCAGACGCCCTTTTCCGTGCCCACCTACGCCGACGTGGCCGAAGCGGCCCATCGCCTGCAGGGCATGGCGCACCGCACCCCGGTCCTTCGCTCCACCACCGCAGACGAGCGGCTGAGCGCGCAGCTGTTCTTCAAATGCGAGAACCTGCAGCGCACGGGCGCCTTCAAGTTCCGCGGTGCTTTCAATACCCTCGCCCAGTTCACCGATGAACAGCGCCGCGGTGGCGTGCTGGCGTTTTCGGCCGGCAACCACGCCCAGGCCATCGCACTGTCGGCCCGGCTGCTGGACATGCCTGCCGTCATCGTGATGCCCGAAGACGCGCCCGCCGCCAAGATGGCCGCCACGCGCGAATACGGCGCGCAGGTCGTCACCTACAACCGCTACACCGAAGACCGCGAGGCCATCAGCCGCCGCTTGGCGCAAGAGCGCGGCATGACCCTGGTGCCCCCGTTCGACCATCCGCACGTCATCGCGGGCCAGGGCACCACGGCCAAGGAACTCCTGGAAGAAGTGCCCAACCTCGACTACCTCTTCATCTGCGTGGGTGGTGGCGGCCTGCTGGCGGGCAGCCTGCTGGCCGCCGAGGCCCTGGCGCCCCACTGTCGCGTGGTGGGCGTGGAGCCCGAGGCCGGCAACGATGGCCAGCAATCCTACCGCGCGGGTCACATCGTGCAGATTCCCACGCCCCACACCATTGCCGACGGCGCGCAGACCCAGGCACTGGGTCAGATCACGTTTCCCATCATCCAGCGTCTGGCAGACGACATGGTCACCGCCACCGACGCGCAGCTGGTGGAAGCCATGCGCTTTTTTGCCGAACGCATGAAGATCGTGGTCGAACCCACGGGCGCGCTGGCCTTCGCCGGCGCCGAACATGGCAGCGTGGACGTGCGGGGCGCCCGGGTGGGCATTGTGATCAGCGGCGGCAACGTCGACATGGCGCGCTATGCCCGCTTTCTGGCAGACTGACTCTGCACCACCCCTCACCCACAAAACCATAATCACAAGGTCTTTCGCTCATGAGCAACGTCACCGTCATCACCCATCCCCTCGTCCAGCACAAGCTCACGCTGATGCGCAAGAAAGACGCCAGCACCAACAGCTTTCGCCGCCTGCTGGGCGAACTCAGCACGCTGATGGCCTATGAGGTCACGCGCGACATGCCCCTGCAGGACGTGCAGATCGAAACCCCGCTCGAAACCATGACCGGCAAGGTCATCGACGGCAAGAAGCTCGTGCTGGTGTCCATCCTGCGCGCGGGCAACGGGTTTCTGGACGGCATGCTCAACGTGGTGCCCGGCGCACGCGTGGGCCACATCGGCCTGTACCGCGATCCGGAAACGCTGCAGCCGGTCGAGTACTACTTCAAGATGCCCTCCGAAATGCAGGAGCGCGACATCATCGTCGTCGACCCCATGCTGGCCACCGGCAACTCGGCAGCCGCTGCCGTGGAGCGCCTGAAGAAACTGCAGCCGCGCTCGATCAAATTCGTGTGCCTGCTCGCGGCCCCCGAGGGCGTTGCCACGCTGCAGAAGGCCCACCCCGATGTGCCGATCTTCACCGCGGCGATTGACCGCGAGCTGAACGACCATGGCTACATCCTGCCCGGGCTGGGCGATGCCGGCGACCGCATCTTCGGCACGAAATAAACCCTCGCCACCGGCGCACTGCGCCGGATGTCTGCCAAGGCCGCACAGGGGAGGTGCGGTCCGAGGCCTCTTGCCCCATTGATCGCTCGGGCCTGACCCTGCCAGACGCGGCCTATCGACGGCAACAACAGCAGGCTGACTGCAACTCACTGCAATTGGCTGTCGCTCGTGGTGGCTTGTCATGCGCGCCCAGAGCGCTTGCGCGTGCCGCTGCACATGCTCGAACACGCCTCCGCCCCTTTCGGCGCCTTCCCGTTGACCACGTCTGGTGTGACAGGTGCACGCCCGGCGGCGGCCTGCCACCCACCATGAAAAAAGCCGCCAGCGGGGCGTACCCTGTCGGCGGCTTTGTGTTCGGGTTCCTCGCGAAGTCTTGCAACTGCGCGAGGAAGCCGTCTACATCAATACACGTCGTGCTGCGTGTTGTTGACGTTGAAGTGACCCGTGGGGGTAATGATGCGGGGATCCTTGATCACAGCCTTGAGCTTCAGCGTCTTGTCGTCAACAACGACCAGGGCCGACTGCTTGTCCTTGGCAGACCACACTGCAAACCACACTTCGTCACCCGCCTTGTTGAACTCGGGCTGAACGACGCGCTTGGCGCCGCCGTCGTCTGGCAGACCTGCCCACTCGGCGATCGGCAGCACGGTGAAGCCCTTGTCGAGGTTGTTGATGTCATACACCACAACGGATTGGGACACCTTTGGATCGGGGTTCAGCGGAGCATCCGAGTACAGGTGGGTGGACTTGGGGTGGCTCTTCACGAACAGCGCGCCGCCGCCTGGGCCCTTCAGCTTGGCAACTTCCTTGAAGGCATATTGCTTGTGCTTCTTGGGATCGGTACCGATCAGCGAGATGGTTTCATCGCCAAGGTGGCCGGTAGACCACACGGGGCCGAACTTGGGATGCACGAAGTTGGCGCCACGGCCGGGGTGGGGAATCTTGCCCACATCAACGATCGCCTCGAGCTTGCCTTCCTTGGCATCGACCACGCCCACCTTGTTGCTGTTGTTGGCAGCCACCATGAAGTAGCGCTTGGTCGAATCCCAACCGCCGTCATGCAGGAAACGGGCCGAACCGAGTTCGGTGATCTTCAGCGACTCGATG
This region includes:
- the upp gene encoding uracil phosphoribosyltransferase, translating into MSNVTVITHPLVQHKLTLMRKKDASTNSFRRLLGELSTLMAYEVTRDMPLQDVQIETPLETMTGKVIDGKKLVLVSILRAGNGFLDGMLNVVPGARVGHIGLYRDPETLQPVEYYFKMPSEMQERDIIVVDPMLATGNSAAAAVERLKKLQPRSIKFVCLLAAPEGVATLQKAHPDVPIFTAAIDRELNDHGYILPGLGDAGDRIFGTK
- a CDS encoding enoyl-CoA hydratase-related protein, which gives rise to MNTLTCFSLSTIDHVAHLVLNQPEALNTMHPRFWRELDEVLAGLHKAGEARALVISSTGKHFSAGMALETFGGAITMDDQSPEGRAAIFDLLTDMQATFTRIESLRIPVIMAIHGGCIGGAVDMVTTGCIRYATQDAFFCIQEINIGMVADVGTLQRLPKLIPLGVVKELAYTGRRLSAQRALGYGLVNEVFDTQEAMVFAALQCAKEIASKPPVAIWGTKQAVNYARDHSVEDSLRQMGWLQGAIWSNQHVRESVMAMKQKRAGSFPALTPLQRFSDLG
- a CDS encoding helicase HerA-like domain-containing protein, with translation MAEPLLIAKHDTIECHLLPGLANRHGLITGATGTGKTVTLQTLAENFSRIGVPVFMADVKGDLTGASQPGKIGDKLAAVLKERGLDLPEPLACPTTLWDVFGEQGHPVRATVSDMGPLLLGRMLNLNETQLGVLNLVFKIADDNGLLLLDLKDLRAMLQYVGDNAKEFTTEYGNVSAASVGAIQRGLLQIEQQGGDKFFGEPMLNIQDFMQTVDGHGVVNILAADKLMNSPRLYATFLLWMLSELFEQLPEIGDPEQPKLVFFFDEAHLLFNEAPKVLVERIELVVRLVRSKGVGVYFVTQNPLDIPDSVLAQLGNRVQHALRAFTPRDQKAVKATATTMRQKPGLDIETAITELAVGEALVSFLDAKGRPSVTERVFVLPPGSQLGPITPQQRQALMASSLVAGVYEKMVDRESAYEKLKGRTAEAGAQAGNAASAGNGKGPSGAPAEEGGGLLGGLNDVLFGSTGPRGGKRDGLAQTMAKSAVRTMGTTIGKEILRGVLGSVFGGRRR
- a CDS encoding threo-3-hydroxy-L-aspartate ammonia-lyase translates to MTQTPFSVPTYADVAEAAHRLQGMAHRTPVLRSTTADERLSAQLFFKCENLQRTGAFKFRGAFNTLAQFTDEQRRGGVLAFSAGNHAQAIALSARLLDMPAVIVMPEDAPAAKMAATREYGAQVVTYNRYTEDREAISRRLAQERGMTLVPPFDHPHVIAGQGTTAKELLEEVPNLDYLFICVGGGGLLAGSLLAAEALAPHCRVVGVEPEAGNDGQQSYRAGHIVQIPTPHTIADGAQTQALGQITFPIIQRLADDMVTATDAQLVEAMRFFAERMKIVVEPTGALAFAGAEHGSVDVRGARVGIVISGGNVDMARYARFLAD